The Bacillaceae bacterium IKA-2 DNA window TAAATGTTGGTCGGTCGGTAATTGAACTATCTGAAGAAGTAGCTGCAAATGTTATTGATGAAGATGAAGAGTTTGATGTTGTTTCATAAAGATAAGGAAGCTTTAATTATTTCAATAAAATTCGACTACTCCAATGTGAGTAGTCGAATACTAAATATTTTATAACGGTTAGGTTAGATCACAGTATGGATTCATGAAATCTAAATTTTTTGTAAGCGTTAACAATGAGAATAATGGAGGGAATATAATGAAAAATATTAGACATACTGTGTTTTGGCCGCCTTTCCTTTTACTGATTGGAGCAGCTATCCTAAGCTTTGCGAGTAAAGATACTTTTGTAAAAGGAACAACAGACGCAAATAATTGGGTTATCGCTAACATGGGATGGTTATTTAGCTTAACAGGATTATTGATGGTTGGTGCTTGTGTTGCAGTTTATTTTTCTCCGTTAGGAAATGTCCGTATCGGAGGGGCTAAAGCTAAACCAATGTTAGGTTATGTAAGTTGGTTTGCGATTACATTAACAACTACGATTGCTACGCTTACGTTTTGGGCATTGGTAGAGCCAGTTTATCATGTGTCATCGCCTCCACTATCATTAGGTATTGAACCGAATAGTGCTGAAGCTGCCTTGTTTTCAATGTCCACGTTATTTCTACACTGGACTATAACGCCTTATGCAATCTACACTGTTCCTACCATTGTATTTGCATTTGCCTATTATAATATGCGGAAACCTTATAGCTTGAGCTCCGCCCTGGCACCTCTTCTTGGTGATAAAATGAATAGCAGAACCGGTGCTATCGTCGATGGAGTTTCTCTCTATACATTGGCCCTTGGTATGGCAGCCTCGATGGGAACAAGTATTTTAAACCTTTCTGGAGGAATTAATCATATTACCGGTATAAAAAGTACTCCTCTCCTTTGGGGGATCGTCGCTGCTGTAGTTACAGCTACCTTTGTGATTTCGGCTTCAACCGGACTGATGAAGGGAATAAGGGTTCTTTCTAATATCAACATGAGAGTATTTGTAATTATTACCATATTTGTATTTATAGTTGGTCCTACTACTTATATCTTAAATTTAAGTACAGAATCATTGGGAGTTTATCTAAGCAACTTTTTCGAGAAAAGTTTATTTACTGGTGGGGCATCAGGAGACCTATGGCCGCAGTGGTGGACAACTTTTTATTGGGCTAGTTGGTTTGCTTGGGCTCTTGTCATATCACTGTTTTTAGGAAGAATTGCTTATGGTTATAAAGTGAAAACGGTTATATTGGTTAATTTTGTTTTACCTGCAGCATTTGGAGTGATTTGGATGTCTGTGTTTGGTGGAACTGCTATTTCTATGCAAATGGCAGGAGGAGCTCTTTCCGAGGTAATGGCAAACAATGGACCGGAAGCTGTTATCTATGCCGTGTTTGCAGCCTTGCCTTTGTCAAAAATAGTAATTCCATTCTTTATATTTATTGTCTTTATCACTTTTGTAACGGCTTGCGATTCCAATATTGCAGCTATGAGTGGAATAAGTTCAACTGGAATTACTCCAGAAAGCCCTGAACCTGGAATCATGATTAAAGTCATTTGGGGTGTTACCGTCAGTATCATCTCTTGGACTATGATCAGTTTTGCAAATATCGACGGTGTCAAAATGCTGAACAATCTTGGCGGGGTACCAGCCTTATTTCTATCGTTTCTAGTATTTGGATCTTTAATCAAGATCATGATAGCTCCTCATAAATATGATAAAACAGAACAAGAAGACAAAACTGACGATTCTTTATCGCGTGGGAACCAATCTGCATCCTAACCATTTATTCGACGATACGAGGGGACGGTTCTCTTGTTTCATAATATCATTTTGTAATTTTAAGGAAGTCCTATGGGTGAAATATTGCTGTAGGATTTTTTTTATTTCCTTTAAGTGGGAAATAATGGCTGAAGTCTCCTTTAAACTCACATTGCTATTATTTGTCATATTAGCAATAATAAATATCTTCTTTGTTTCATTTTTTTAGTTAGTGATATTGCATTGAGATCCTAAAAGTAGAAGTACGCCCTGAAGTTCGCTAGATTTCGTCGAAAGATTGCTAGTTAGCAATCAACCTTAGCGTGTTAGATAGTTATAAAAACTTTGATTTCGTGTATAAACAAAACCGCCTTCATCCTCTAGTGCGGCTTCTTCTGGCTCATAGAATTGTTGGGCGAATTTATTATCAATATCGGTATAGAAATAAGCAATCGGATTTTTGGCGGTTGCTTTTTTGATATGCAAAGAAAGTAAAAGCAACGCGTCAAAAAGGCAAACCTATTCAGTTGTGCTAAGATTATTAAAAACGCAGCTACTATATACGAACAAACTAAATTATTAAAGAATATTGATGGAGGTTATTATGAGTAAAAAAAGGAAATTGGTATTGTTTATTGCTACAAGCTTAGATGGCTACATAGCTACAGAAAAAGAGTCTTTAGAGTGGTTATTTAATGTTGAGGGTGAAGGGGATAATGGCTATTCAGAGTTTTATGAAACTGTAGATACAATTTTAATGGGTAAAAAAACATATGATTGGGTATTAAAAAATGTAGATGGCGATTTCCCCTATAAAAATAAAGAATGTTACGTATTTACAAGATCTTCTATTAAGGATACTGAAAATGTAAAATTTGTAAATGAAGATGTAGGTAGTTTTACTAATAGTCTAAAAGATCAAGAAGGTAAAAATATTTGGATTGTTGGTGGAGGGGATTTACTACACTCTTTTATACAAGAAAAATTAGTTGATGAGTTTATCCTAACGGTTGCCCCAACTATAATTGGAAATGGCATTCGGTTATTTAAGGAGGCGAATCATCAATTAGAGCTGTCATTAAAAGGGACAAGACGTTTTAATCAATTTGTTGAATTACATTATGTTAAAAAAGGTAGTGAGCCAATTGTACATACAAAAATTAGATAAACTTGTGACACAGCTTGAAACCCTCCAAAATTCAGAAATAGCAGAAAAAAAACTACCAAGTGGCTACCGGCGCAATGACGCTTTAAAGCGCTGGGGGTCAGGCGCTTTTTACTAAAATGATACGAGGGGACGGTTCTCTTGTTTCATAATATCACTTTGTAATTTTAAGGAAGTCCTATGGGTGAAATATTGCTGTAGGATTTTTTTATTTTCTCTAACTTGTTCATTCTAATATCCCGAAATTCTTTATTCTCGAGAACGGTACTTGTCAAGATACTTGCCGCTTTTTCCTTTTCAATAGGATAGTTGATTTGTTGTGCAGGGGTTGGGAATCCCTCTATAAATTAAACTATTATCTGATGAAATGCGGAAACGCGAGAACCGTCCCCGCGTTTCACACGCATTTCAATAAAAGTCGAATTATGGTAAAATTAATGTAAATTATTTACTATATTAGTAATTAAATGACTACATATTATTGAGGAGATATTAAATGTTAAAGCATATTATGCAATCCTTTACCGATAAACGTGACATAACTGCACCGATATTTAAGAAAGAGTTTGATAATACTCCAGCCTATTTAATCGAACTAGAGAGTTTATTAGGTGACAGTAGTAAGTATTTTAATAATACTCTTGTATCAAAGCATATTGATCTTTTTAAACAGGGTTTATTTGGCGAGTCGGCAGTAAATTATGAATTAAAAAATTCAATGCTACCATTTATCGGTTTTCATGATGTCAGCATAGTTGATGGAGATCTCTCAGCTCAGATAGATTTTATCGTCGTTAGTCATAGTGTCATTTATATTATTGAAACAAAAAAACTATATGGAGATATTGAGATCAATTCAAGTGGCGAATTTATCCGTAAGTTTAAAAATAGAAACGGCAGGGTTGTTAAAAGTGAGGGAATGTATAGCCCAATCACGCAAAGCGCCAGACACGTTAGAATCTTATCTGAATATTTGAAGAAAAATGGTCTTATCCAAACCTTATCGGTGAAATCAATCGTTGTCTTAGCTAATCCGAAATCAATTGTTAATAAATCCAAGGCACCAAACGATATCCAAAATTCAATTATTAAAGTAGACCAACTTGTTAGTTTTTTAACAAAAGAATTTGCTACATTAAAAAAGAAAAATTTTATGCTTGATAAACAAGTTTATCAAATAGCGGACTTTTTGTCAGAAAATCATAAACCAAAACCATTAGATGTAGATAAATATAAAGTGAAGACAGATGAGGTTGCAGCTACAGTTGAATCAATACCTGAACCTGAACTAAAACCTGAGCTAGAAGTAGCGGTAATTAAACAATCACATTCAGATGAGGATCTGAGTATTGAGTTAAAAGCCTACAGATTATCTCAATCAAAAAAAGAACTTGTTAAGGCGTATTTAATCTTCTATAACTCTACCTTAGATGAAATCGTTGCTGAAAAGCCGTCTAATGCAGTGGAATTATTAAAGATCAGTGGTTTTGGAAAAGTAAAGGTTGAGAAATATGGAGCGGAAATTATAGAAATTGTAAGGAAATATGTTTAGACTTTAATGTTATATCGTTGAATAAGACAAGGGGACAGGTCCCTTTTCCCAGAAGAATAGTAGGTCAAAGATTTTCTGGTTTGCAAATAAGACCCTGTCACACTTAAGGATTCCCCAAAGCTTTCTAGATTTTGCCGAAAGATTACTAGTTAGCGACTATTAAATCTTGTTAGGAACGAAACTTCACTGTGACACCCCGAAGTTAAAGGAGTATTTCCGATAATGAGATATCTTAAGATATTCAGATAAAATATAAATTTTATAGTGGGAGAGTTTTAGGGTGAAAAACAAAAAAAACTTTGGTTTAATAATTTTATTTCTTTTTTCAATGATGAGCTATCTATTATTTACTAGAAATGAAATGCTAAGTCCCACGGATGCGTTGTTGGGTGCATTAAAATCATTTATTATTATTTGGATTTTTAATTTTATTATTGTACTTATACAAAATAAAATGATTGAAAGAACCTGGATAAAAATGGTTGAGGCTGCCTTTAAACACACAATACTATTATTTGTCATATTAGCAATAATAAATATCTTCATTGTTTCATTTTTTTAGTTAAATCTAGTTATATTTGTGCGAATAATTAAATAGAAAGAGGGTTATACATTTGGGATATAAAATAGATGATAAATTTGTTGTTGGAATTGCTTCTAGTGCCTTGTTTGAACTAACGGATTGTGATTCGGTTTTTAGAGAAAAGGGCGAAGACGAATATAGGAAGTATCAAAGGGAAAATGAAAAAGTGGTACTAGGTAAAGGAGTGGCTTTCCCACTAATAAAGAGATTACTCAGTATGAATGGACCGGAAGCTAGTGATCAGCCTGTTGAAGTTGTTTTATTATCACGGAATGACCCTGATACTGGACTTCGAGTAATGAAGTCAATTGAATTTTATAAACTCTCTATTAGTCGCGCAATTTTTGTGACTGGTAATGATCCTTTTATTTATATGAATGCATTTAATGCCTGTTTATTTTTATCAGGAAATATAGCTGATGTTAAACAGGCTGTTGCTCAAGGACTTCCGGCAGGGTGTGTATTTCCAACAGATTTTATTGATGATGAAGAAGATGATGAACTTAGAATAGCGTTTGATTTTGATGGAATTATTGCTGATGATTCAGCTGAAGCTGTATATAAGCAAGGTGCAATAGATCTATTTCATCAACATGAACAATTAAAGGCAGGCGAACCATTGCCCGAGGGACCGTTGTTACGTTTTTTTATCGAAATTTCAAAGCTTCAAAAAAGAGAGTTAGATAAAAAAATAGAAAACCAAGCTTATCGACCAAAAATAAGAGTAGCTATCGCAACAGCAAGAAATGCTCCTGCACATGAACGGGTAATTTCTACGCTGAGAAAACTAGATATTCGAATTGATGAGGCATTTTTCTTAGGAGGTATTGATAAAGAAAGGGTATTGAAGATTTTCAAACCACATATATTCTTCGATGACCAGGAAGGGCATATTGAAGGGGTTGCAAGAATTGCTCCTTCTGTTCATGTACCATTTGGAGTTAGGAATACGTAAGATACGTGGGGACGGTTCTCTTGTTTCATAATATCACTTTGTAATTTTAAGGAAGTCCTATGGGTGAAATATTGCTTTAAGACTTCTTTTGTTTTCTCTAACTTGTTCATTCTCATAGCCCGAAAATCTTTATTCTCGAGAACGGTACTTGTCAAGATAATTGCCGCTTTTTCCTTTTTAATAGGATAATTGATTTGTTGTGCAGGGGTTAAGAAGTCCCGCTATAAATTAAACTTTTATCTGATGTTAGCGGAAACGTGAGAACCGTCCCCGCGTTTCGTTGTTTTGGTTGACTATTTCGTTATTAACTTTTGGAAATATTTACTTCCATTCTCTTCTTTTTTTTCAAAGCCCATTTTTCTTAAATAATCGATATGTTTATCGTTTGATGAATAGCTAATTAACCTGTTATAGCCTTTATCTAAGAAGTGATCCTTACTTTCTTCGTATATAAAGCGTCCAATTTTAAAATCTCTATATTCTGGAATAACAAAATCGAGTTCTACCTTTAAAGTATTCTCATCGTGCTTAGAACCTAAAAAAAGACCCGCTGGCACCATGTTTCTTAAAACAAAAAAGCTAACTTCGTTTGTGTTTGCTTTTAGCTTAGAAGGATCTGCAAACTTTTTGAGTCCTTCTTTATAGAAATTTAGGAAATGGTTAAAATACTCGGAATCCTTTTCAATTGAGAGAATCTTAAAGTATTCATTCTTAGCACTATATATCTTTACTAGATAGTATATGTTAATGATGACGATACCTAAGTTCATTAACCCAACAGGTAAAGCACCTATAAAAAATCCATATAGTGAAAACAAGCTTGACCCTAATAAATTGATCCATCTTAGCTTAATAATTGAACTCATTAATAAAGAAATAAGGACAATAAGGGAAGCTAAATAACCTAACCATTCTAACCAATTAAAATCCATTCTTCTTAAAACCCCTTTCATATTACGAAAATTATTATAACACAGTATGAACACGTATGAACCTCCCACGAATGAAGTCACGGGTTTCAGGGTTAGTGCTAAAGCACATTGACCACTTGAGGCTGGGAACACACAGCCGCTAAACCATCGGCAAAAGCTCTTGGTACTACTTTTCTCAGAATATTTCCATTTCCTGAGCCGTTAACATCGGCATTAAGAAGGAATTTATTTTTTGAACGGTAAAGCCCTCGAAAGATTCGTTTTCCGCTGAAGATGTAGTTTTCATTATTCCCCGATGTGTAGGTTGGAATATTATCTTCATCAATGAAACTTGCTTTTGAGGTGTAACTTTCTTCAATCATTTCCACTGTAATGCCTTTGGCGTTCGCCTTATACTTGATTAGTTCAATAAGCATAGCGTGTGGGATTTGAACGAAGTTTTGATTATTTTTCTTACCCATGTGTCAAGCAGTAGATCTCTAGGATAAAGGGGGAGATTTTATGAAATCAAAGAAAAGTTGGATTATGAAAGTAATAGCAATCATTTTTGTTTTATCAGTTAGTATTACCTTCGCTATCAATACAGTCATAGCAAACAATGTCATATCCTCAATGGCAGATGTTAGAGTTGAAATCAATGATAAAATGTTTGAAGAGTACGAATTAATCGGCGAACAAATTGAAGTTATTAGTAATGATGGCCTGAAAATTAACGCATATATTTTCCCGAATAATCATTCAAAAGGAAATGTTCTTATTCTTCATGGCATGCATGGAATGGACGCTTCATCTCTTTTTGATTATGCAAAGTTTATTTATGATGCTGGATTTACTCCAGTGAATATTGACATGCGAGCACATGGTAAAAGTGAAGGTGAAAGTTTATCCTTTGGTTACAATGAGGTATATGATGTAGACGCAGTGATTACGTACCTTAAAGAAGATCAGAGATTTAAAGAAGTCCCTATTATCTTATATGGATTATCTATGGGTGGAAGTACGGCGATAAATACAGCAGCTAACTCAGAACATGTAGATGGAGTAATTGCTGTTAGTCCGTTTATGTCGATCCAAAATCAAGTCGCAGATTATATGGCAAGGGACGGAATGCCAGCTATATTCATTAAGGTGTTTCAACCATCTGTTAATCTAGTGTTGTCGCACAAATTCGATGTCAGTCCTAAAAAAGAAACTCCAGTGAATTCTATCAGGAATTTACCGAACATGCCGATCCTTATCATTCATGGCGATGAAGATACCCAGACTGCCGTTTATCAGGCAAAATCGTTATATGAAAGTTCGAGTAGTGATAAAACTGAGATTTGGATTGTAGAAGGTAAAGACCATTTAATTGTTGAAGATGTACTAGATGATAAAAGCGGATTTTATCGAGAAAAGATTATTAATTTTTTAGAATTGATCCAGGAAAAAGTAATCGTTAATTATTCTATCATTGAGTTTTAATGAGTTGTTGTGCAGGGGTTACGGTGTTTAGAAGACCCACTAGATCTTATATAAAACAGGAGAACCGTCCCCATGTTGCAAAACATTTTAATAATGGAGGTTGGTATGAAGTTAAAAAAACTATTTTTTTCGCTGTTTTGTTTTTTTCTCATCGGAGCTATGATCTTTGTTCTCTTTTATAAAAATGGCGTGTTTCTTGATACGTTAAATATTACGATTGAAAACCCATTTGTGAGTAGTCTCGAAATTCCTGAAGATTACTCACAAATTGACAGTAACAATAATGGCATTCCTGACCCTCTTGATATCGTCAACGCAGCTCGAAAGGAAGTTGAGCAACGAACAAGATATGAAAGTAATTACTATGCTGGTGGCTATCCGCCTGAAGAAGAAGGGGTTTGTACAGATGTAATTTGGCGAGCTTTATTTGCAATCGATGTTAATTTAAAAGATATAATGGATGAAGATATTTATCATTTCACTAAATTATATCCAAGAGTCAATGGAACTCCTGAACCAAACATCGATTTTAGAAGAGTACCTAATCAATATGTATTTTTCGAAAGACACGTTGATTCACTGACAACAGAACTAATACCTGGGAATGTTGAGAATTTAAGACAGTGGCAACCGGGTGATATTGTCTTATTTCTTGAAGGCTTTCATCATGTAGCGATCATTTCTGATAAAAGAGCAAAGGACGGCACACCTTATATTATCCATAATAATCCACCATTTGCTGCCGAAATTAAGTTAACATCAATATCGACTCCAATAGCAGGACATTACCGTTGGCGTTATTGAAACAGAGGGTGAAACAGAGGGGACGGTTCTCTTGTTTCAGGGGTTAGAAGTCCCTCTAGATCATATCTCAAACAGGAGAACCGTCCCCATTTTTCAAGGGTTATGTTATTAAATAAAGGATTTTACATTTTTGTGTCGAAAAAGTAAAAAATAGAAAGTCCAAGCACCTGATGCTCGGTACGACAAAGATTCTGTCTATAATTTTTTTTAGGAGGGAAAGCAGTGGGAAAATATTATACGCCTTCAAAAGGGAAAAAAACATGGAAAAAATTATTAGCTAACTCGGATAAGCAATGGAAAACTGGATATTCCGCTATGGAACTAGCAACTAGTTGGGAGGATGCGAAAGGGTTTCCAGCTTCTGTTGTACGCGTTTTCAAGGAAAGTCAGTTTAGCCTTTTTGATAATGTAG harbors:
- a CDS encoding GNAT family N-acetyltransferase, translated to MDFNWLEWLGYLASLIVLISLLMSSIIKLRWINLLGSSLFSLYGFFIGALPVGLMNLGIVIINIYYLVKIYSAKNEYFKILSIEKDSEYFNHFLNFYKEGLKKFADPSKLKANTNEVSFFVLRNMVPAGLFLGSKHDENTLKVELDFVIPEYRDFKIGRFIYEESKDHFLDKGYNRLISYSSNDKHIDYLRKMGFEKKEENGSKYFQKLITK
- a CDS encoding DUF1287 domain-containing protein, which encodes MKLKKLFFSLFCFFLIGAMIFVLFYKNGVFLDTLNITIENPFVSSLEIPEDYSQIDSNNNGIPDPLDIVNAARKEVEQRTRYESNYYAGGYPPEEEGVCTDVIWRALFAIDVNLKDIMDEDIYHFTKLYPRVNGTPEPNIDFRRVPNQYVFFERHVDSLTTELIPGNVENLRQWQPGDIVLFLEGFHHVAIISDKRAKDGTPYIIHNNPPFAAEIKLTSISTPIAGHYRWRY
- a CDS encoding NERD domain-containing protein; this translates as MLKHIMQSFTDKRDITAPIFKKEFDNTPAYLIELESLLGDSSKYFNNTLVSKHIDLFKQGLFGESAVNYELKNSMLPFIGFHDVSIVDGDLSAQIDFIVVSHSVIYIIETKKLYGDIEINSSGEFIRKFKNRNGRVVKSEGMYSPITQSARHVRILSEYLKKNGLIQTLSVKSIVVLANPKSIVNKSKAPNDIQNSIIKVDQLVSFLTKEFATLKKKNFMLDKQVYQIADFLSENHKPKPLDVDKYKVKTDEVAATVESIPEPELKPELEVAVIKQSHSDEDLSIELKAYRLSQSKKELVKAYLIFYNSTLDEIVAEKPSNAVELLKISGFGKVKVEKYGAEIIEIVRKYV
- a CDS encoding alpha/beta fold hydrolase, translating into MKSKKSWIMKVIAIIFVLSVSITFAINTVIANNVISSMADVRVEINDKMFEEYELIGEQIEVISNDGLKINAYIFPNNHSKGNVLILHGMHGMDASSLFDYAKFIYDAGFTPVNIDMRAHGKSEGESLSFGYNEVYDVDAVITYLKEDQRFKEVPIILYGLSMGGSTAINTAANSEHVDGVIAVSPFMSIQNQVADYMARDGMPAIFIKVFQPSVNLVLSHKFDVSPKKETPVNSIRNLPNMPILIIHGDEDTQTAVYQAKSLYESSSSDKTEIWIVEGKDHLIVEDVLDDKSGFYREKIINFLELIQEKVIVNYSIIEF
- a CDS encoding dihydrofolate reductase family protein, which gives rise to MSKKRKLVLFIATSLDGYIATEKESLEWLFNVEGEGDNGYSEFYETVDTILMGKKTYDWVLKNVDGDFPYKNKECYVFTRSSIKDTENVKFVNEDVGSFTNSLKDQEGKNIWIVGGGDLLHSFIQEKLVDEFILTVAPTIIGNGIRLFKEANHQLELSLKGTRRFNQFVELHYVKKGSEPIVHTKIR
- a CDS encoding 5'-nucleotidase, which translates into the protein MGYKIDDKFVVGIASSALFELTDCDSVFREKGEDEYRKYQRENEKVVLGKGVAFPLIKRLLSMNGPEASDQPVEVVLLSRNDPDTGLRVMKSIEFYKLSISRAIFVTGNDPFIYMNAFNACLFLSGNIADVKQAVAQGLPAGCVFPTDFIDDEEDDELRIAFDFDGIIADDSAEAVYKQGAIDLFHQHEQLKAGEPLPEGPLLRFFIEISKLQKRELDKKIENQAYRPKIRVAIATARNAPAHERVISTLRKLDIRIDEAFFLGGIDKERVLKIFKPHIFFDDQEGHIEGVARIAPSVHVPFGVRNT
- a CDS encoding BCCT family transporter; this encodes MKNIRHTVFWPPFLLLIGAAILSFASKDTFVKGTTDANNWVIANMGWLFSLTGLLMVGACVAVYFSPLGNVRIGGAKAKPMLGYVSWFAITLTTTIATLTFWALVEPVYHVSSPPLSLGIEPNSAEAALFSMSTLFLHWTITPYAIYTVPTIVFAFAYYNMRKPYSLSSALAPLLGDKMNSRTGAIVDGVSLYTLALGMAASMGTSILNLSGGINHITGIKSTPLLWGIVAAVVTATFVISASTGLMKGIRVLSNINMRVFVIITIFVFIVGPTTYILNLSTESLGVYLSNFFEKSLFTGGASGDLWPQWWTTFYWASWFAWALVISLFLGRIAYGYKVKTVILVNFVLPAAFGVIWMSVFGGTAISMQMAGGALSEVMANNGPEAVIYAVFAALPLSKIVIPFFIFIVFITFVTACDSNIAAMSGISSTGITPESPEPGIMIKVIWGVTVSIISWTMISFANIDGVKMLNNLGGVPALFLSFLVFGSLIKIMIAPHKYDKTEQEDKTDDSLSRGNQSAS